A genomic window from Micromonospora ferruginea includes:
- a CDS encoding gamma-glutamylcyclotransferase — MRLYAAYGSNLDPARMRAYCPHSPMVGTGWLEGWRLTFAGEDVIGWEGSVSTVVEAPGDRVFVALYDIHPYDAAQLDEIEGVTAGTYRRLTVRVSTLDGDVTAWVYVFDGYEGGLPTSWYLSEIANAAEKAGAPDDYVTELRSRPTGTASA; from the coding sequence GTGCGTCTCTACGCCGCTTACGGCTCAAACCTGGACCCCGCCCGCATGCGCGCCTACTGCCCGCATTCGCCGATGGTGGGCACCGGCTGGCTGGAGGGGTGGCGGCTGACCTTCGCCGGAGAGGACGTCATCGGCTGGGAGGGCTCGGTCAGCACCGTGGTCGAGGCCCCCGGCGACCGGGTCTTCGTGGCGCTCTACGACATCCACCCGTACGACGCGGCCCAGCTCGACGAGATCGAAGGGGTGACCGCCGGGACGTACCGCCGGTTGACCGTCCGCGTCTCGACGCTGGACGGGGACGTGACCGCATGGGTCTACGTCTTCGACGGCTATGAGGGCGGCCTGCCGACGTCCTGGTATCTGTCGGAGATCGCGAACGCGGCGGAGAAGGCGGGCGCGCCGGACGACTACGTCACCGAGCTGCGGTCCCGCCCCACCGGCACCGCGTCGGCGTAG
- a CDS encoding MBL fold metallo-hydrolase: MQLTKYAHSCLRLEHDGGVLVVDPGVFSAASEALDGADAVLVTHEHPDHVDVAALTAALERRPVPVHGPASLANVLGDAAEALVAVTPGESFTAAGVPVRAYGGQHAVIHPDLAVIPNLGYLFDDVVYHPGDALFVPDDVQVDTLFAPIHAPWSKFSEVLDFIRAVAPRRAYALHDGLLNANGFGVLDRQYTAMSNTEYRRLEPGTRIDA; encoded by the coding sequence ATGCAGCTCACCAAGTACGCCCACTCCTGCCTCCGGCTGGAACACGACGGGGGAGTGCTGGTCGTCGACCCGGGTGTCTTCAGCGCCGCGTCCGAGGCACTGGACGGGGCGGACGCGGTGCTGGTCACCCACGAGCATCCGGACCATGTGGACGTTGCCGCGTTGACCGCCGCGCTGGAACGGCGGCCGGTGCCGGTGCACGGCCCGGCGTCGTTGGCGAACGTGCTCGGCGACGCCGCCGAGGCGCTCGTCGCGGTCACCCCCGGTGAGTCGTTCACCGCCGCCGGGGTGCCGGTGCGGGCGTACGGGGGGCAGCACGCCGTCATCCACCCCGACCTCGCGGTGATCCCGAACCTGGGATACCTCTTCGACGACGTGGTCTACCACCCGGGCGACGCGCTGTTCGTCCCCGACGACGTCCAGGTCGACACGCTGTTCGCCCCGATCCACGCGCCCTGGTCGAAGTTCTCCGAGGTGCTCGACTTCATCCGCGCGGTCGCCCCGCGCCGCGCGTACGCGCTGCACGACGGGCTGCTCAACGCGAACGGGTTCGGCGTGCTGGACCGGCAGTACACCGCCATGTCGAACACCGAGTACCGCCGTCTGGAGCCGGGCACCCGGATCGATGCCTGA
- a CDS encoding phospho-sugar mutase translates to MAADTTDLDDLRVRAERWLADDPDPADRDALRAVLDGLPGTAAELADRFAGPLTFGTAGLRGPLRAGPNGMNLAVVTQAAAGLVGWLAAQGGEGPLVIGYDARHGSRAFAERTAQVATGTGRPALLLPRPLPTPVLAFAVRQLGAVAGVMVTASHNPPQDNGYKVYLGAQLGGELGAGAQIVPPADAGIEAAIRAVGALAEVPLGPPGQVLGDDLVAAYVDRAAAVVDPAGPRDLKVAYTPLHGVGAAVLTAAFARAGFGVPGVVPEQAEPDPAFPTVSFPNPEEPGAVDLLVALADRIDADLAVANDPDADRCAVAVRDAGSWRMLRGDEVGALLADHLMRRGVTGLYATTIVSSTLLRAMTGARGLPYDETLTGFKWIVRAGGGRQPLVFGYEEALGYCVAPGHVRDKDGITAALTVAELAAGLKAEGRTLTDRLDELAAEFGVHHTDQLSVRVEDLRVITDSMARIRAATPTTLLGHPVTEASDLLPDADVVILRTDAARVVIRPSGTEPKLKAYLEVVEPVTGGDVPSARHRARAAVTELRNEIAAALGL, encoded by the coding sequence ATGGCGGCGGATACCACTGACCTTGACGACCTTCGCGTGCGAGCCGAGCGCTGGCTCGCCGACGACCCCGACCCGGCGGACCGGGATGCGCTGCGTGCCGTCCTCGACGGGCTGCCCGGCACGGCCGCCGAGCTGGCCGACCGGTTCGCCGGCCCGCTGACCTTCGGCACCGCCGGGCTACGCGGCCCGCTGCGCGCCGGCCCGAACGGGATGAACCTGGCCGTGGTCACCCAGGCCGCCGCCGGGCTGGTCGGCTGGCTCGCCGCCCAGGGCGGCGAGGGTCCGCTGGTGATCGGGTACGACGCCCGACACGGCTCGCGTGCCTTCGCCGAGCGCACCGCCCAGGTCGCCACCGGCACCGGCCGGCCGGCGCTGCTGCTGCCCCGCCCGCTGCCCACGCCGGTCCTGGCGTTCGCGGTGCGACAGCTCGGCGCGGTCGCCGGGGTGATGGTCACCGCCAGCCACAACCCGCCGCAGGACAACGGCTACAAGGTCTACCTGGGCGCGCAGCTCGGCGGTGAGCTGGGCGCCGGGGCGCAGATCGTGCCGCCGGCCGACGCCGGCATCGAGGCCGCCATCCGGGCGGTCGGGGCGCTCGCCGAGGTGCCGCTCGGCCCGCCCGGCCAGGTGCTCGGCGACGACCTCGTCGCCGCGTACGTGGACCGGGCCGCCGCCGTGGTGGACCCGGCCGGGCCGCGGGACCTGAAGGTGGCGTACACGCCGCTGCACGGGGTGGGGGCGGCGGTGCTGACCGCCGCGTTCGCCCGGGCCGGATTCGGCGTGCCGGGCGTGGTGCCCGAGCAGGCCGAACCGGATCCGGCGTTCCCGACCGTCAGCTTCCCCAACCCGGAGGAGCCGGGCGCGGTGGACCTGCTGGTGGCGCTCGCCGACCGCATCGACGCGGACCTCGCCGTCGCCAACGACCCGGACGCGGACCGCTGCGCGGTGGCCGTCCGCGACGCCGGGTCCTGGCGGATGCTGCGCGGTGACGAGGTGGGCGCGCTGCTCGCCGACCACCTGATGCGGCGCGGGGTGACCGGCCTGTACGCGACCACCATCGTCTCGTCGACACTGCTGCGGGCCATGACCGGCGCGCGCGGGCTGCCCTACGACGAGACGCTGACCGGCTTCAAGTGGATCGTCCGGGCCGGCGGCGGCCGGCAGCCGCTGGTCTTCGGCTACGAGGAGGCGCTGGGCTACTGCGTGGCCCCGGGACACGTCCGGGACAAGGACGGCATCACCGCCGCGCTGACCGTCGCCGAGCTGGCCGCCGGGCTCAAGGCCGAGGGTCGTACGCTCACCGACCGGCTGGACGAGTTGGCCGCCGAGTTCGGCGTGCACCACACCGACCAGCTCTCGGTGCGGGTGGAGGACCTGCGGGTGATCACGGACTCGATGGCGCGGATCCGGGCGGCCACCCCGACCACGCTGCTCGGGCACCCGGTCACCGAGGCGTCCGACCTGCTCCCCGACGCGGACGTGGTGATCCTGCGCACCGACGCCGCCCGGGTGGTGATCCGGCCCTCCGGCACCGAGCCGAAGCTGAAGGCGTACCTCGAGGTGGTGGAGCCGGTGACCGGTGGCGATGTCCCCTCGGCGCGCCACCGGGCGAGGGCCGCCGTCACCGAGCTGCGCAACGAGATCGCCGCCGCCCTCGGCCTCTGA
- a CDS encoding GNAT family N-acetyltransferase, whose protein sequence is MTLPAGWTARRPTLDDVPAILAVVHAADTFAVGHPDFDADDVRDALTAPFVDPSRDSWLVTDPDGTAVAWSILGNPTGVGREWVDVLVDPERGVELRAPLLARLLDRVAERAAERGVPALTARTGVYAPETRWAEELVAAGFTRIKRYLRMSRSLADLPAEPAPPAGVTVRPLRADDEADLRLFHRIHDTAFRDTPDHEPLDFDRWRELLPSYGKVWDEWFVAEVDGEPAGALQSSDQAVEHDAGWVRTLSVLPAHRRRGVGAALLRRAFAVYAAKGRARAGLGVDLANPTAPVTLYRSVGLVEERWTDMYERSVPAPQV, encoded by the coding sequence GTGACGCTCCCCGCCGGTTGGACGGCCCGCCGCCCCACCCTCGACGACGTCCCCGCGATCCTGGCGGTGGTGCACGCCGCCGACACGTTCGCGGTGGGCCACCCGGACTTCGACGCCGACGACGTGCGGGACGCGCTGACCGCGCCCTTCGTCGACCCGTCCCGGGACTCCTGGCTGGTCACCGACCCGGACGGGACGGCGGTCGCCTGGTCGATCCTGGGCAACCCGACCGGGGTGGGCCGGGAGTGGGTGGACGTGCTCGTCGACCCCGAGCGCGGCGTCGAGCTGCGCGCCCCGCTGCTGGCCCGGCTGCTCGACCGGGTCGCCGAACGCGCCGCCGAGCGGGGCGTGCCCGCGCTGACCGCCCGGACCGGCGTCTACGCGCCGGAGACCCGCTGGGCGGAGGAGCTGGTGGCGGCCGGGTTCACCCGGATCAAGCGCTACCTCCGGATGAGCCGGTCCCTGGCCGACCTGCCCGCCGAGCCGGCGCCGCCGGCCGGGGTCACGGTCCGGCCGCTGCGCGCCGACGACGAGGCCGACCTGCGGCTGTTCCACCGGATCCACGACACCGCGTTCCGGGACACCCCGGATCACGAGCCGCTCGACTTCGACCGCTGGCGGGAGCTGCTGCCGTCGTACGGCAAGGTCTGGGACGAGTGGTTCGTGGCCGAGGTCGACGGCGAGCCGGCCGGCGCCCTCCAGTCCTCCGACCAGGCGGTCGAGCACGACGCGGGCTGGGTCCGGACGCTGTCCGTGCTGCCCGCCCACCGCCGCCGGGGGGTGGGCGCGGCGCTGCTGCGCCGGGCCTTCGCGGTCTACGCGGCGAAGGGCCGCGCCCGCGCCGGGCTGGGCGTCGACCTGGCCAACCCGACCGCGCCGGTCACGCTCTACCGGTCGGTCGGGCTGGTGGAGGAGCGCTGGACCGACATGTACGAGCGCAGCGTGCCCGCCCCGCAGGTGTGA
- a CDS encoding serine/threonine-protein kinase, giving the protein MTQIPTWSGGPASPPTGRAAPGTTIGGRYSLRSPVGNGGMGTVWRATDTLLRRDVAVKEVVLPPGLAPSDRDALYERTLREARAAAAIQHPAVVQVYDVVTEGGRPWIVMELLDARSLADMVIEDGPVAPRAVAKIGIALLGALEVAHALSVLHRDVKPANVLICSDGRCVLTDFGVARMPTDVQLTTPGMVLGSPHFISPERAMGQEFGPPSDLFSLGVTLYTAVEGRPPFDKGDPIETMHAVVEDPPATPQRSGPLTGVLMGLLEKDPARRLDVHRARAMLRELLAGPLTSTATAVNSVTDPYAVVPVSRPAPPPVVAAEPKPAGQIGGRAMIGPGESLTDRLASLRRGERPGAAPAAGAAALDETSADALAGPLHTPTGAMSGPDATDATQRISPDATVRFGQGAGGDATQRVPTGPPATYGGGVDATQPVYGGGAQWSVPGTGQPWTTPATAPGDGGQASGLLGKVKAWPRKVQLAAAGGLAVVLLVGVIALTGGGDDAPPPIVGTLPSNSAAAPPVEMQERTVKGVTIQVPKGWQQQTGGLYVDYVDPEDEGRKVRVIAEKWGGTSITWAEFASRNLKSKTANSKTCPAPYNELSVSEQPLAGQPAGQLEYTCGEGETMRHGIWRGLVKDGKVYSFYLSSTDARFAESKPIFDAMAGSFQLTAAN; this is encoded by the coding sequence GTGACTCAGATTCCGACGTGGAGCGGTGGACCGGCCAGTCCCCCCACTGGACGCGCGGCGCCCGGCACCACCATCGGTGGTCGCTACTCGTTGCGCTCCCCGGTGGGCAACGGCGGCATGGGCACGGTCTGGCGGGCCACAGACACGTTGCTGCGCCGCGACGTCGCGGTCAAGGAGGTCGTCCTCCCGCCGGGGCTCGCCCCCAGCGACCGCGACGCGCTCTACGAACGCACGCTGCGCGAGGCCCGCGCGGCCGCCGCGATCCAGCACCCGGCCGTGGTGCAGGTCTACGACGTGGTCACCGAGGGTGGCCGCCCGTGGATCGTGATGGAGCTGCTGGACGCCCGCAGCCTGGCCGACATGGTGATCGAGGACGGGCCGGTCGCGCCCCGCGCGGTCGCCAAGATCGGCATCGCCCTGCTCGGCGCGCTGGAGGTGGCCCACGCCCTCAGCGTGCTGCACCGCGACGTCAAGCCGGCCAACGTGCTGATCTGCTCCGACGGCCGCTGCGTGCTGACCGACTTCGGCGTCGCCCGGATGCCCACCGACGTGCAGCTCACCACGCCCGGCATGGTGCTCGGCTCGCCGCACTTCATCTCCCCCGAGCGGGCCATGGGCCAGGAGTTCGGCCCGCCCAGCGACCTGTTCTCGCTCGGTGTGACGCTCTACACCGCGGTCGAGGGCCGGCCCCCGTTCGACAAGGGCGACCCGATCGAGACCATGCACGCCGTGGTCGAGGACCCGCCCGCCACCCCGCAGCGCAGCGGCCCGCTCACCGGCGTGCTGATGGGCCTGCTGGAGAAGGACCCGGCCCGCCGGCTCGACGTGCACCGGGCCCGCGCCATGCTGCGCGAGCTGCTCGCCGGCCCGCTGACCAGCACCGCCACCGCGGTCAACTCGGTCACCGACCCGTACGCGGTGGTGCCGGTGTCCCGCCCGGCCCCGCCGCCGGTCGTCGCGGCGGAGCCCAAGCCGGCCGGGCAGATCGGCGGCCGGGCGATGATCGGCCCCGGCGAGTCGCTGACCGACCGGCTCGCCTCGCTGCGTCGCGGTGAGCGCCCCGGCGCGGCACCGGCCGCCGGCGCCGCCGCGCTGGACGAGACCAGCGCCGACGCACTGGCCGGGCCGCTGCACACGCCCACCGGCGCGATGTCCGGGCCGGACGCGACCGACGCCACCCAGCGCATCTCGCCGGACGCCACGGTCCGCTTCGGCCAGGGTGCCGGCGGCGACGCCACCCAGCGCGTCCCCACCGGCCCGCCGGCCACCTACGGCGGTGGCGTCGACGCCACCCAGCCGGTGTACGGCGGCGGCGCGCAGTGGTCGGTGCCCGGCACCGGCCAGCCGTGGACCACTCCGGCCACCGCGCCGGGCGACGGCGGCCAGGCTTCGGGCCTGCTCGGCAAGGTCAAGGCGTGGCCCCGCAAGGTGCAGCTCGCCGCCGCCGGTGGCCTGGCCGTGGTGCTGCTGGTAGGCGTGATCGCGCTGACCGGCGGCGGCGACGACGCGCCCCCGCCGATCGTGGGCACCCTGCCGTCCAACTCGGCCGCCGCGCCGCCGGTGGAGATGCAGGAGCGCACCGTCAAGGGTGTGACCATCCAGGTGCCGAAGGGCTGGCAGCAACAGACCGGCGGCCTCTACGTCGACTACGTCGACCCGGAGGACGAGGGCCGCAAGGTGCGGGTCATCGCCGAGAAGTGGGGCGGCACCTCCATCACCTGGGCCGAGTTCGCCTCGCGGAACCTGAAGAGCAAGACCGCCAACAGCAAGACCTGCCCGGCGCCCTACAACGAGTTGTCGGTCTCCGAGCAGCCGCTCGCCGGCCAGCCCGCGGGCCAGCTCGAATACACCTGCGGCGAGGGCGAGACCATGCGGCACGGCATCTGGCGAGGGCTGGTCAAGGACGGCAAGGTCTACTCGTTCTACCTTTCCTCCACCGACGCGCGGTTCGCCGAGAGCAAGCCGATCTTCGACGCGATGGCCGGTTCGTTCCAGCTCACGGCGGCCAACTGA
- a CDS encoding DUF4349 domain-containing protein: MGGRRLRGVALAAVGLAAALAVGACSAGGDSNGDSGGRDAAAPAAEGGAARDRDQAAPGGTGGADLRVDQRSIIYTGTMQVRVDDVDAAAREATTAVTAAGGFVGGDRRSSQSADARAVLTLRVPADRFAGLLDQLAGYGRQERREIRTEDVTEQVVDLDARIATQRARVESARKLLAQASSVDQLVTLENEVGTRQADLAALEARKRRLADLTALSTITVTFLGRDASTAEEGADLGFLSGLGGGWAVFLTSVRVLLTVLGALLPFAVVIGVPLWLLLRWRRRRPRRTPPPVGPMPVGPMPAGPPPVGPAGGPVSAPPSVPAARSGP; encoded by the coding sequence ATGGGCGGACGACGACTGCGGGGCGTGGCCCTGGCGGCGGTGGGCCTCGCCGCGGCACTGGCCGTGGGGGCCTGCAGCGCGGGTGGGGACAGCAACGGGGACAGCGGTGGCCGGGACGCGGCGGCGCCGGCGGCGGAGGGCGGCGCCGCGCGGGACCGGGACCAGGCGGCGCCGGGCGGGACCGGCGGCGCCGACCTGCGGGTGGACCAGCGGTCCATCATCTACACCGGCACGATGCAGGTCCGGGTGGACGACGTGGACGCCGCGGCGCGGGAGGCGACCACGGCGGTCACCGCGGCCGGCGGCTTCGTCGGCGGGGACCGGCGGTCGAGCCAGTCCGCCGACGCCCGCGCGGTGCTGACCCTGCGGGTGCCGGCGGACCGGTTCGCCGGGCTGCTCGACCAGTTGGCCGGCTACGGGCGGCAGGAGCGCCGGGAGATCCGCACTGAGGACGTCACCGAGCAGGTGGTCGACCTGGACGCCCGGATCGCCACCCAGCGGGCCCGGGTGGAGAGCGCGCGCAAGCTGCTCGCCCAGGCCAGCTCCGTGGACCAGTTGGTCACGCTGGAGAACGAGGTGGGCACCCGGCAGGCGGACCTGGCCGCGCTGGAGGCACGCAAGCGCCGGTTGGCCGACCTGACCGCGCTCTCCACCATCACCGTGACGTTCCTGGGCCGGGACGCCAGCACCGCCGAGGAGGGCGCCGACCTCGGCTTCCTCAGTGGGCTCGGCGGCGGCTGGGCGGTCTTCCTCACCTCGGTGCGCGTGCTGCTCACCGTGCTCGGCGCGCTGCTGCCGTTCGCGGTGGTGATCGGCGTACCGCTGTGGCTGCTGCTGCGGTGGCGCCGCCGGCGGCCCCGGCGGACGCCGCCGCCGGTCGGCCCGATGCCCGTCGGTCCGATGCCGGCGGGACCGCCGCCGGTCGGGCCGGCCGGCGGTCCGGTCAGCGCGCCGCCGTCAGTGCCCGCAGCGCGGTCTGGACCATGA
- a CDS encoding amidohydrolase: MTSALTLPSGGPLASSRPESPTGSQPLPFELDHLLALRVPGLIATRRHIHSHPELSGEEFETAALVHRELSLAGLRPRLLPKGNGVICDIDGRPDGPVIALRADIDALPLSDPKDVPYRSTVDGVCHACGHDVHTSVMLGVGMLLAQLADLGELDGRVRLIFQPAEEILPCGSLEVIEAGGLDDVVQIFALHCDPNLPVGKVGLRVGPITAAADNVTVRLTGPGGHTARPHLTVDLVDALGRLVTEVPTLISRRVPANSGLLLVFGHASAGTRYNVIPSEACAAGTLRVMDRDTWDQAPKIVAQVVRDVLAPTGATVDLEYLRGRPPVTNDAGAIGVFTAATASALGPEGIAETPQSMGGEDFSWYLEHVPGALARLGVGRSGPNVDLHRASFDVDERAIEAGVRLMVQTALRALTAAR, encoded by the coding sequence GTGACGAGTGCGTTGACGCTGCCTTCCGGCGGCCCGCTGGCGTCGTCCCGGCCCGAGTCGCCGACCGGTTCCCAGCCCCTGCCCTTCGAGCTCGACCATCTGCTCGCGCTGCGGGTGCCCGGCCTCATCGCGACCCGCCGTCACATCCATTCCCACCCGGAACTGTCGGGCGAGGAGTTCGAGACGGCGGCCCTGGTGCACCGCGAGCTGTCGCTCGCCGGGCTGAGGCCGCGCCTGCTGCCCAAGGGCAACGGCGTCATCTGCGACATCGACGGCCGCCCCGACGGGCCGGTGATCGCGTTGCGCGCCGACATCGACGCGCTGCCGCTGAGCGACCCGAAGGACGTCCCCTACCGCTCGACGGTGGATGGCGTCTGCCACGCCTGCGGCCACGACGTGCACACCTCGGTGATGCTCGGCGTCGGCATGCTGCTCGCCCAGCTCGCCGATCTCGGCGAGCTGGACGGCCGGGTGCGGCTGATCTTCCAGCCGGCCGAGGAGATCCTGCCCTGCGGCTCGCTCGAGGTGATCGAGGCCGGCGGCCTGGACGACGTGGTGCAGATCTTCGCGCTGCACTGCGACCCGAACCTGCCGGTGGGCAAGGTCGGCCTGCGGGTCGGCCCGATCACCGCCGCCGCGGACAACGTCACCGTCCGGCTCACCGGGCCGGGCGGGCACACCGCCCGCCCGCACCTGACCGTCGACCTGGTCGACGCGCTCGGCCGGCTGGTCACCGAGGTGCCGACGCTGATCAGTCGCCGGGTGCCGGCCAACAGCGGGCTGCTGCTGGTGTTCGGCCACGCCTCGGCCGGCACCCGCTACAACGTCATCCCCTCGGAGGCGTGCGCCGCCGGCACACTCCGGGTGATGGACCGGGACACCTGGGACCAGGCCCCCAAGATCGTGGCTCAGGTGGTGCGGGACGTGCTCGCCCCCACCGGCGCCACGGTCGACCTGGAATACCTGCGCGGTCGCCCGCCGGTGACCAACGACGCCGGGGCGATCGGGGTGTTCACCGCCGCCACCGCGTCGGCGCTCGGGCCGGAGGGCATCGCCGAGACGCCGCAGAGCATGGGCGGCGAGGACTTCTCCTGGTATCTGGAGCACGTGCCCGGCGCGCTCGCCCGCCTCGGCGTCGGCCGGAGCGGTCCCAACGTGGACCTGCACCGGGCCTCCTTCGACGTGGACGAGCGCGCCATCGAGGCGGGCGTACGCCTCATGGTCCAGACCGCGCTGCGGGCACTGACGGCGGCGCGCTGA
- a CDS encoding SCO6745 family protein: protein MTPEQVAAACKPLVLELGEAFSRCPSTLRRARLLGISGWAFYITGRAGALGDVRAETVASALGFIAPEAVADGWDAAARAVPPLEVATANLAECCRWGTSRLGDAPGVSRLAGLLGRAVDAADGSAMPLFAAWRAMPMSDPSAGARAAVGLLLLREHFAGAYLLAVRASGLTPLEAVLAGPEGEAGAAACGWAPPYPPVGPLVRRRIWAEAVTDRLVSPAFHALGAAGGADLVDLLTAARLHARRG, encoded by the coding sequence ATGACCCCGGAGCAGGTCGCCGCCGCCTGCAAACCGCTGGTGCTGGAGCTGGGCGAGGCGTTCTCCCGCTGCCCGTCGACGCTGCGCCGGGCCCGGCTGCTGGGCATCTCCGGCTGGGCCTTCTACATCACCGGTCGGGCCGGCGCGCTCGGTGATGTCCGCGCCGAGACGGTGGCGTCGGCGCTCGGCTTCATCGCCCCGGAGGCGGTCGCGGACGGCTGGGACGCCGCCGCCCGCGCGGTGCCGCCGCTGGAGGTGGCCACCGCCAACCTGGCCGAGTGCTGCCGGTGGGGCACCTCCCGGCTCGGCGACGCGCCCGGCGTGTCCCGGTTGGCCGGGCTCCTCGGCCGGGCCGTCGACGCGGCGGACGGCAGCGCCATGCCGCTCTTCGCCGCCTGGCGGGCCATGCCGATGTCCGACCCGTCCGCCGGCGCCCGTGCCGCCGTCGGCCTGCTGCTGCTGCGCGAGCACTTCGCCGGGGCCTACCTGCTCGCCGTACGGGCTTCCGGGCTGACGCCGCTGGAGGCGGTGCTGGCCGGCCCGGAGGGGGAGGCGGGTGCCGCCGCCTGCGGGTGGGCGCCGCCCTACCCGCCGGTCGGGCCGCTGGTGCGACGCCGGATCTGGGCCGAGGCGGTGACCGACCGGCTGGTGTCCCCGGCGTTCCACGCGCTCGGCGCGGCCGGCGGCGCGGATCTGGTCGACCTGCTGACCGCCGCGCGGCTGCACGCACGGCGCGGATAA
- a CDS encoding acyl-CoA mutase large subunit family protein, translating into MSDARSSESGFPIKGVYTAADLPADLESRSGEPGGYPYTRGVYPTMYTSRPWTMRQYAGFGTATESNARYHQLLRAGTMGLSVAFDLPTQMGYDSDDPIAHGEVGKVGVAIDSIEDMRTLFADIPLDKVSTSMTINAPGSVLLLLYQLVAEETGVPGTALNGTIQNDILKEYIARGTYIFPPKPSLRLVADTFAYCRAEVPKWNTISISGYHMAEAGASPAQEIAFTLANGVEYVRAALAAGLAVDDFAPRLSFFFVARTTLLEEVAKFRAARRIWARLMRDEFGAKNPKSMMLRFHTQTAGVQLTAQQPEVNLVRVAVQGLGAVLGGTQSLHTNSFDEAIALPTEKAARLALRTQQVLAYETDLTATVDPFAGSYVVEAMTDELETAITALMERVFDHGSAVDAIEAGFQKREIEQSAYRIAQEIDSGERVVVGLNRFRIDEEEPYEPLRVDPTIESAQGERLAKLRADRDSGAVERALAELRAAAEGDANVLFPMKEALRARATVGEVCGTLRAVWGIHRPSDRF; encoded by the coding sequence ATGAGCGATGCGCGGTCAAGCGAGTCGGGTTTCCCGATCAAGGGCGTCTACACGGCGGCCGACCTTCCGGCGGACCTGGAGTCCCGGTCGGGCGAGCCGGGCGGCTACCCGTACACCCGCGGGGTCTACCCGACGATGTACACGTCCCGGCCGTGGACGATGCGGCAGTACGCCGGCTTCGGCACCGCGACCGAGAGCAACGCCCGCTACCACCAGTTGCTGCGCGCCGGCACGATGGGCCTCTCCGTCGCGTTCGACCTGCCCACCCAGATGGGGTACGACTCGGACGACCCGATCGCGCACGGCGAGGTCGGCAAGGTCGGGGTGGCGATCGACTCCATCGAGGACATGCGCACGCTCTTCGCCGACATCCCGCTGGACAAGGTCTCCACCTCGATGACCATCAACGCGCCGGGCTCGGTGCTGCTGCTGCTCTACCAACTGGTGGCTGAGGAGACCGGGGTGCCCGGGACGGCGCTCAACGGGACCATCCAGAACGACATCCTCAAGGAGTACATCGCCCGGGGGACGTACATCTTCCCGCCGAAGCCCTCGCTGCGCCTGGTCGCCGACACCTTCGCCTACTGCCGGGCCGAGGTGCCGAAGTGGAACACCATCTCGATCTCCGGCTACCACATGGCCGAGGCCGGCGCCTCGCCCGCGCAGGAGATCGCGTTCACGCTGGCCAACGGCGTGGAGTACGTCCGGGCGGCGCTCGCCGCCGGGCTCGCCGTGGACGACTTCGCGCCCCGCCTGTCGTTCTTCTTCGTGGCCCGCACCACGCTGCTGGAGGAGGTCGCCAAGTTCCGGGCGGCCCGCCGCATCTGGGCCCGGCTGATGCGCGACGAGTTCGGCGCGAAGAACCCGAAGTCGATGATGCTGCGGTTCCACACCCAGACCGCGGGGGTGCAGCTCACCGCGCAGCAGCCCGAGGTCAACCTGGTCCGGGTGGCGGTGCAGGGCCTGGGCGCGGTGCTCGGCGGCACCCAGTCGCTGCACACCAACAGCTTCGACGAGGCGATCGCGCTGCCCACCGAGAAGGCGGCCCGGCTGGCGCTGCGCACCCAGCAGGTGCTGGCGTACGAGACGGACCTCACCGCCACGGTCGACCCGTTCGCCGGGTCGTACGTGGTGGAGGCGATGACCGACGAGCTGGAGACCGCGATCACCGCGCTGATGGAGCGGGTCTTCGACCACGGCTCGGCGGTGGACGCGATCGAGGCCGGCTTCCAGAAGCGGGAGATCGAGCAGTCCGCCTACCGGATCGCCCAGGAGATCGACTCGGGCGAGCGGGTGGTGGTCGGGCTCAACCGGTTCCGGATCGACGAGGAGGAGCCGTACGAGCCGCTGCGGGTGGACCCGACGATCGAGTCGGCCCAGGGGGAGCGGCTGGCCAAGCTGCGCGCCGACCGGGACTCGGGCGCGGTCGAGCGGGCCCTGGCCGAGCTGCGGGCGGCGGCCGAGGGCGACGCGAACGTGCTCTTCCCGATGAAGGAGGCGCTGCGGGCGCGGGCCACGGTCGGCGAGGTGTGCGGGACGCTGCGGGCGGTCTGGGGGATCCACCGGCCGAGCGACCGGTTCTGA